CCGCCTACCTGGAAAGATTGCTGATGGAAGAGTGGATTGCGCGCCGGGTCAACAGCACCCATGTGGTGCGCGCCGCTACCAGCCACCGCCCACGCAATTTTCTGTATACCGCGATGGAAGTGGTTGAAGGACAGACCCTGCGCCAGTGGATGACCGACAACCCGGACCCTCAGCTGGAAACCGTGCGCCGTATCGTTGAGCAGATTGCCAGTGGACTGCAGGCCCTGCACCGGGCTGAAATCCTGCACCAGGACCTGCGCCCGGAAAATATCATCATCAGCCCGGCCGGCACCGTTACCGTGATCGACCTTGGCTCTGCGAGGGTCGACGGTATCGCCGAAACCTTTTCAGCTACCATTTCAGCCACCTTCGCCACAACCGACATCGAAGACAATCCAGATTCCGCCGTGAACAGTGGCCAGCAAATTCTTGGCACCGCGCTCTATACCGCGCCGGAATATTTCCTCGGTGATATGGGCTCCGCGCGCTCGGACCTCTTTTCACTGGCAGTACTTACCTACCACCTGCTATCTGGCGAGTTCCCCTATGGCACTCAGGTTGCCCGCTGCACAACGGTCGCAGCGCAACACAAATTGCGTTATCGCAGCGTGCTGAGTGAAACCCGCGCGATTCCCGCGTGGATAGATGCCACCCTGAAAAAGGCCCTGCAGCCGAATCCACGGCTGCGCCACGAGGCCCTGTCTGAATTTGTCTACGAGCTGCGACATCCGAACCCGCAATACCTGCACGCCACGCGCCCGCCGCTGATGGAACGCTACCCGGTGCGCTTCTGGCAGTCTGTCAGCGGCGTGCTGCTGTTGACCGTTTTGTATCTGTTGAGTCTGATTTCCTCTTCTGCCTGAACCAACCCGAAGTGAACAACCCGAAGTGAACAACCAAAGTGAACAGCAACAGTAAACAACAAGGGAGCATCACAATGATCAGTAACCGCCAGCAAGTGACCGATAGGATTCTCACCGCCAAGGTGAAAAAAGACCTGAAGTGGTCCCAGGTTGCCGACGCCGTAGGCCAGTCCAAGGAGTGGACCACTGCCGCCTGCCTCGGGCAGATGACCTTTACTAAACAACAGGCCGAAATCGTGGGTGAGCTGTTCGATCTCGACGACGAAGCTGTCGCCTGGTTGCAGATCGCCCCCTACAAAGGTTCCCTGCCCACCGCCGTGCCCACCGATCCACTGATTTACCGCCTGTACGAACTGGTGAATGTCTACGGCACCACCATCAAGGAACTGATTCATGAGGAATTTGGCGATGGCATCATGAGTGCGATCGACTTTTCCATGGATATCCAGCGGGAAGAGGACCCCAAGGGCGACCGCGTAAATATGGTGATGTCCGGCAAGTTCCTGCCCTACAAGATGTACTGAGCCTCAGCGGATATCTCGGCGCCGGCGGCGTGACCGCTGCCGGCGTCACGTCCCTGCAACCTGTCGCTGCCACACTCGTATACAATACTGGTCCAGCTACGAGACCCGTTGGTATGAGCTTGAGTACAGCGTCCTCCCCTGACACCCCCACACAAAACTCTGTTTTCGATTCCTCGCTGACCGTGGAAACAGCAGCCGCGCAACTGGCAGATTTCATCCGTCGCCACCCGAGGTTAACGGTGCTGACCGGCGCCGGTGTCAGTACCGATTCCGGCATTCCCGATTACCGCGATCACAACGGACAGTGGAAGCGCAAGCCGCCGGTGGATCACCGGGAGTTTATGGCGAGCGCGGCCACCCGCCAGCGCTATTGGGGCCGCGCACTGATCGGGTGGCCGGTGATCCGCAATTCGGCACCGAATCCGGCACATTTTCACCTGGCGGAGCTGGAGCGGCGCGGGCATATCAATCTGTTGATCACACAGAATGTGGATCGGCTGCATCAGCGGGCGGGGAGCACGCGGGTCGTTGATCTGCACGGGCGCGCGGATGAGATTCGCTGCATGGGTTGTGACTACCGGGTGATGCGGCAGCTGGTACACGACCGCAGTTATGACCTGAACCCGACCTTTCGCCACTACACCGCGGAGACGGCGCCGGATGGGGATGCAGACCTGGAAGTGGATTTCAGTAATTTTCAGGTAGCCGACTGCCCGGTTTGTCACGGAATTCTGAAACCCGACGTGGTCTTCTTTGGGGATAACGTGCCAAAGGCACGGCTGGAGCAGTCACTGGCTGCCCTGCGCGATAGCGACGCGCTGCTGGTAGTTGGGTCCTCACTGATGGTCTATTCGGGATTTCGATTTTGCCGCATTGCAAAAGAGTGGAACAAGCCGCAGGCGTCTCTCACCCTCGGACGCACCCGCGCCGATGACCTGATTGACCTCAAGCTGAATACCCGGATCGCGGAAACACTGGCCACGGTGCTGCAGCAACTGTAAGTGCCATCGAAATCCCCCGCGCGCTTTCTTCTTTAGCCTGCTTTACTCTGCACGCAAACCCCAGCCAAATACCGGAAGACAGGTCAGCT
This is a stretch of genomic DNA from Microbulbifer bruguierae. It encodes these proteins:
- the cynS gene encoding cyanase, whose product is MISNRQQVTDRILTAKVKKDLKWSQVADAVGQSKEWTTAACLGQMTFTKQQAEIVGELFDLDDEAVAWLQIAPYKGSLPTAVPTDPLIYRLYELVNVYGTTIKELIHEEFGDGIMSAIDFSMDIQREEDPKGDRVNMVMSGKFLPYKMY
- a CDS encoding NAD-dependent protein deacetylase, producing the protein MSLSTASSPDTPTQNSVFDSSLTVETAAAQLADFIRRHPRLTVLTGAGVSTDSGIPDYRDHNGQWKRKPPVDHREFMASAATRQRYWGRALIGWPVIRNSAPNPAHFHLAELERRGHINLLITQNVDRLHQRAGSTRVVDLHGRADEIRCMGCDYRVMRQLVHDRSYDLNPTFRHYTAETAPDGDADLEVDFSNFQVADCPVCHGILKPDVVFFGDNVPKARLEQSLAALRDSDALLVVGSSLMVYSGFRFCRIAKEWNKPQASLTLGRTRADDLIDLKLNTRIAETLATVLQQL